In the genome of Magnolia sinica isolate HGM2019 chromosome 2, MsV1, whole genome shotgun sequence, one region contains:
- the LOC131237611 gene encoding probable pinoresinol-lariciresinol reductase 3 → MSSIRSFPFKLSKKLDASRFIPSEFGADPDKARIPDLDYGFYAKKSEIRRVIGKEGIPYTYISCNFFTRYLLPSLAQPGLNTPPRDRVKIFGDGNTKELPEEMTRERKKKRHMRKMPPAAADTPKG, encoded by the exons ATGTCCTCGATCAGAAGCTTCCCATTCAAGCTATCAAAGAAGCTGGATGCATCAAG GTTCATTCCATCAGAATTTGGAGCAGATCCTGATAAAGCCCGAATTCCCGACCTTGACTATGGCTTCTATGCAAAGAAATCAGAGATCCGACGTGTTATAGGAAAGGAAGGCATTCCATACACCTACATCTCCTGCAACTTCTTCACAAGATATTTACTTCCATCACTTGCGCAACCAGGTCTTAATACGCCTCCAAGAGACAGAGTCAAGATCTTTGGAGATGGAAACACAAAAG AGTTGCCTGAGGAGATGACtcgagagaggaagaagaagaggcatATGAGAAAGATGCCCCCAGCTGCTGCAGACACACCTAAAGGATGA